The Dehalobacter sp. DCM sequence AAAAAACAACGCTACTTTGGCAAAGGCCCATTCCTCCAGTAGGGGGCTTTGCCTCGAATAGAGTTTAAAGAGAGCACTATCTTTGTTAATTGAGATATCCAATTGCTGTATTTTGTCTTCGTGGGATATATCTAAACTGTCGGCCATTTTTAAGAGAACAGCCAGTTTTGAAATTATCATGCGGTATTTGTGGGTAAAGGACGGTTGATTCAAATCATGATCGCCGGGTAATTCTGTACCTTGGTAACGCACAACGTTGGCAATGATATCCAACTCCAGGTTGGAAAGGCCCATAATATTTTGCTTTTTGATCAACTCGTAGGATAGACGATGGTGTTCGCTGAAATTCACAAAATAACCGATATCGTGCAGTATGGCAGCAATATGGAGGTATTGCCGTTCTTTTTCACTCAGTTTGTGCAGTTTCATGGTTTGGTCAAATATGGCTAAGGCAAGTTTGGCCACCTGTTCGCAGTGTTTTTCATTTGTCCCATATTTCTTCGCGATATACCAGATGGAATGAATAATGTCTTTTTCAAAGTCCTCCCTCCGGGGACAGTTGTAAATATGATCTGCCAAATCATAAATAACACCGTAGCGGAAGACAATAAGCGGTATGAATACCCGCTTCGTTTTGGTAACCTTAAGTAAAGCGTTCAGGATGATGACGGAAGGCACAAACGTTTCTAACTGTTTGGGTGTCAGCTCATAGGTTTCTTTTAGCTGATCATCATGCATTTTGCAGACATTGTCATACAATCTAGAAATATGGTCCCTGTCTATCAATTGCAGGTCCTTTTGGGTCAGTTTATGATAAATCGTATTAATTTCACTGCCTAAACCGATCATATTTTGAATATCGGCATTATGAAGCAGCGTATAAAGAAGAGACAGCTCGCTGTTGATATAGTCTTCAATCATCTGATAATAGTTGGTTTTCTTCGTTCTGAACTCAGAGAGGGTTTCAAAAATCCGGAGTGAGCCGATGTTGATGTATTCGGTTAAGCTCAGGTTGCCTTTGTTAAATACAGAGATCTCGAGACCTCCGGAAGAAATGTTGACGACGAGGGTTGATTCTTTGGTATGGGAGACATTAAAGTCCGGGTTATGGTATTTCAGAGCTTTATATAAATAGAATCTTTCCTGGGCACTGTTGATGACCTCCACCGAAAGACCGGTTTTCATACGGATAAATTCAAGCACATATTCACGGTTGCTGGCTTCACGCAGCGCGCTTTTGGCAAAGGACCGATAATGTTTTACTTTGTATTCCTTCAGGATACGGACAAAACCCAACAGGGATTCCGTCGTGGCGCGCATGGTAGATGTGGAGATTCGACCGAAAGTAAACGCATCATTGCCGATATTGGTTGGTAGGGTCAAGTCTTCAAGAATATCCATCTTGCCGTTGTTATTGATTTGGGCAACGGTCAAATGGAGATGGTTAGTACCGACGTCGATGGCGCCGACAACATCATAATTTCTTCTGGCCACGGGAATACTCCTTTGGTTGGTCAGGATATTTCATCCATTATTAACTCACGGTTGAAGTGTTTCTTAAAGGCAGGTGCGGCATTTAAGGCGTTGGTGATTTCAAAATTGGCGTTTGTTCCAGCAATAACGGTGATCGTTACCTGAGAATGGTCATATTCACAGCGGATTTCTGTGATATTGCTGTTATGTCTGCGATCAAGATTCTCCGCAATCCGGAGCAATACCCCCAGCTTTTGCACGGCAGCTATTTCGGTGTCGCTTAATATGGATTGGTATGGAGCGGCAATTCTGACCTCGTCTTTACGGTGCATGGAAGCAGTCAAAGCAGCCATAATCAGCTCTTTATGGCTCAAGCCATTAATACGGCTGTTCAGGATGCTGTAGAATGAGTGCATGTGGTGGTTATAGTAATTAATAGTGATACCGCAATCATGGAGCAGTGCGGCTGTTTTAAGAACGTTTTTCAGGTTTATCCCGCAAGCCAGTTCATCATGCAGACATTCGAACAGCCCGCTGCAAAGC is a genomic window containing:
- a CDS encoding Ppx/GppA phosphatase family protein, producing MARRNYDVVGAIDVGTNHLHLTVAQINNNGKMDILEDLTLPTNIGNDAFTFGRISTSTMRATTESLLGFVRILKEYKVKHYRSFAKSALREASNREYVLEFIRMKTGLSVEVINSAQERFYLYKALKYHNPDFNVSHTKESTLVVNISSGGLEISVFNKGNLSLTEYINIGSLRIFETLSEFRTKKTNYYQMIEDYINSELSLLYTLLHNADIQNMIGLGSEINTIYHKLTQKDLQLIDRDHISRLYDNVCKMHDDQLKETYELTPKQLETFVPSVIILNALLKVTKTKRVFIPLIVFRYGVIYDLADHIYNCPRREDFEKDIIHSIWYIAKKYGTNEKHCEQVAKLALAIFDQTMKLHKLSEKERQYLHIAAILHDIGYFVNFSEHHRLSYELIKKQNIMGLSNLELDIIANVVRYQGTELPGDHDLNQPSFTHKYRMIISKLAVLLKMADSLDISHEDKIQQLDISINKDSALFKLYSRQSPLLEEWAFAKVALFFEAIMGVSPATKHIFH